The nucleotide sequence CCTGCGCACCCCCGGCTACGGGTACAGCCTGCTCGAGCAGCTCGAGCAGCGCGGGTTCGCGACCGACGCGAACACGCTCTACCCCCTGCTGCGGCGTCTGGAGAAGCAGGAGTACCTGACGAGCGAGTGGAACACGGACGAGGCCCGGCCCCGCAAGTTCTACCGCACCTCCGAGGCCGGCGTCCGCCTGGCCGACACCCTCACCGACGAATGGCGCGCGCTCACCGCAGCGATCGCCTCCCTCACCCCCGAGGAGAACTGACATGCCCCCCA is from Microbacterium sp. BLY and encodes:
- a CDS encoding PadR family transcriptional regulator encodes the protein MNETLDTHLQELRRGTVVLACLQLLRTPGYGYSLLEQLEQRGFATDANTLYPLLRRLEKQEYLTSEWNTDEARPRKFYRTSEAGVRLADTLTDEWRALTAAIASLTPEEN